A genomic region of Mus musculus strain C57BL/6J chromosome 7, GRCm38.p6 C57BL/6J contains the following coding sequences:
- the Siglece gene encoding sialic acid-binding Ig-like lectin 12 isoform X4: protein MLLLLLLLLLWGIKGVEGQNPQEVFTLNVERKVVVQEGLCVLVPCNFSYLKKRLTDWTDSDPVHGFWYREGTDRRKDSIVATNNPIRKAVKETRNRFFLLGDPWRNDCSLNIREIRKKDAGLYFFRLERGKTKYNYMWDKMTLVVTALTNTPQILLPETLEAGHPSNLTCSVPWDCGWTAPPIFSWTGTSVSFLSTNTTGSSVLTITPQPQDHGTNLTCQVTLPGTNVSTRMTIRLNVSYAPKNLTVTIYQGADSVSTILKNGSSLPISEGQSLRLICSTDSYPPANLSWSWDNLTLCPSKLSKPGLLELFPVHLKHGGVYTCQAQHALGSQHISLSLSPQSSATLSEMMMGTFVGSGVTALLFLSVCILLLAVRSYRRKPARPAVVAPHPDALKVSVSQATASVLGAFKGGQES, encoded by the exons atgctgctgttgctgctgctgctgctgctctggggGATAAAGGGTGTGGAGGGTCAGAACCCCCAAGAGGTTTTCACCCTGAATGTGGAAAGGAAGGTGGTGGTGCAGGAGGGCCTGTGTGTCCTTGTGCCCTGTAACTTCTCCTATCTCAAGAAGAGGTTGACTGACTGGACTGACTCAGACCCAGTTCATGGATTCTGGTACAGGGAAGGAACCGACAGACGCAAAGATTCCATCGTGGCCACAAATAACCCAATTCGTAAAGCAGTGAAGGAAACCCGGAATCGATTCTTCCTGCTCGGAGACCCTTGGAGGAATGACTGCTCCCTGAACATCAGAGAGATCAGAAAGAAGGATGCGGGGTTATACTTCTTTCGCCTGGAGCGTGGAAAAACAAAGTATAATTACATGTGGGACAAGATGACTCTGGTTGTAACAG CCCTCACTAACACCCCCCAAATTCTTCTCCCGGAGACGCTTGAAGCTGGCCATCCCAGCAACCTGACCTGCTCTGTGCCTTGGGACTGTGGGTGGACGGCACCTCCCATCTTCTCCTGGACTGGTACCTCTGTGTCATTTTTGAGCACCAACACTACGGGTTCCTCAGTGCTAACCATCACCCCTCAGCCTCAGGACCATGGCACCAACCTCACTTGTCAGGTGACCCTGCCTGGAACTAATGTGTCCACAAGAATGACCATCCGTCTCAACGTGTCAT ATGCTCCAAAGAATCTGACTGTGACCATCTATCAAGGAGCTGACTCAG TTTCCACAATCCTGAAGAATGGCTCATCTCTTCCTATCTCTGAGGGCCAGTCACTGCGTCTCATCTGCAGCACCGACAGCTATCCCCCTGCGAACCTAAGCTGGTCCTGGGATAACCTGACCCTGTGCCCATCAAAGTTGTCCAAGCCCGGGCTCCTGGAGCTGTTTCCAGTGCATCTTAAGCACGGAGGAGTGTATACCTGCCAAGCTCAACATGCCCTGGGCTCCCAACACATTTCCTTGAGCCTGTCTCCACAGA GCAGTGCAACTTTATCTGAAATGATGATGGGGACCTTTGTGGGTTCAGGAGTCACAGCCCTCCTTTTCCTGTCTGTCTGCATCCTCCTCCTGGC AGTAAGATCCTACAGGAGGAAACCAGCCAGGCCAGCTGTGGTAGCTCCGCACCCAGATGCCCTCAAGGTCTCAGTTTCTCAG GCTACCGCTAGTGTCCTGGGTGCATttaaaggtggacaagaaagctGA